A region of Lycium barbarum isolate Lr01 chromosome 1, ASM1917538v2, whole genome shotgun sequence DNA encodes the following proteins:
- the LOC132626360 gene encoding zinc finger protein ZAT18-like codes for MTIKRSRETVETLAMANCVDILEKNSSLARRFFDCKTCKKQFESFQALGGHRASHKKPKLITAADPIKSKMKKHACSYCGEEFSLGQALGGHMRKHRDKFGHQLQKPKLEDTYGSAEVVEAEKKNSGSKKNLFLDLNLTPYENDLMLGSIPFTVVHSLF; via the coding sequence ATGACAATAAAGAGGAGCAGAGAAACAGTGGAGACACTAGCCATGGCAAATTGTGTGGATATCTTAGAGAAGAATAGTTCACTAGCACGTCGATTTTTCGACTGCAAGACTTGTAAGAAGCAGTTTGAATCCTTTCAAGCCTTGGGTGGCCATAGAGCAAGTCACAAGAAACCAAAACTCATAACAGCCGCAGATCCAATTAAATCTAAGATGAAGAAGCATGCATGCTCTTATTGTGGCGAAGAATTTTCTCTTGGACAAGCTTTGGGTGGACACATGAGAAAGCACCGCGATAAATTCGGTCATCAACTGCAGAAACCAAAGCTGGAAGATACTTATGGATCTGCTGAAGTTGTAGAGGCAGAGAAAAAGAATTCGGGTAGTAAAAAGAATTTGTTCTTAGATTTGAATTTGACACCATATGAGAATGATTTGATGTTGGGAAGTATCCCGTTTACGGTAGTTCATTCTTTGTTTTAG